taaataaattataatcatGGTAATCGATTATTTAGTGACCTTCATCTCGGAGCGGTGAAAGAAACCGAATAAATTCTTGAATTACATATTGCGCCCCGCTTGGAAGGGGGAGGAAATAAGTGAAAGAAATTTGCCTATCAAAAGGGGAAAACCAACAATAAGGATAAAGGAGGGTAAGAACCGGAAGGAAGGACAAGCACTCCACTTACCATTGTGCGCCCAGGTCAACAACGTTTGCCCCGAACGGTACGGTATGGATACGGCCACCGATGCGATTTTCTGCCTCGAGTATCTTCACGTTCTTGTAGCCCCGTTCGATGAGGCGTGTCGCAGCGGCCACTCCAGCCGCTCCGGCACCGATGATGACGATTCTCGGATTCATGACCTAGCCACCGGAAACTCCTAGCCGCCTGCCGCACGACGGAAATCGTGGGGCTACAAGCGCGTGAAGATCTGCACGAGAAGTGTTTTGTCCTCAAGGTGCACCGTTTCGCTGCTCTTCTCCGTAGCACCGTATCACAAGGACTGCTCTCGAAGTGGGATTTCAACCCGCGTGCCGCCCACCGTTTACTTCATCTTCGTAAATCGATACAGGCTGAAGATGATTATTTGCTTTCtgctttctttccgtttttcggTACGGACGGTCCACCCTTGCGGGGTTTGTGTGGACGAGGGTATTGGTAAACCGTCCTATTGTTGTACGCCACTTTCAGAACCCTTCCACCCACGGGATGGCAATCATAATTACGGCATGCACATATGTGGCTACGGTGAAATAAAGGTATCGCAAGATGGTGTTTGTTAAAGAGCTGTTAGTGGCTTACGTGACAATGACGACCAGACAGGAACAATGCAAAAATAGGGAAAGCAGTAACAGCACAATAGAGTGCGGCACGGATCAATCTAGAGCGAAGGTTTCTTTGCACAAAAAAGACACATCCAAGTAGCCAAGGAGGGAACACAATCTCTTCTGACAATTTAATCCGTGTGCGAGATAAGATTTTGCGTTGCTATCTTTATGAGCTTCGATGAGGGTTATGAGggttgtgctgctgctttgaTAACTTCGTACGACATCGCAACACATTTGCACATTGTTTTGCTGGCCTGGAACAAGTTCCGCCAATGATTGATTGACGCTCCCCGACACGGACGAATCTTTCTCACTACAACACTGGCACGGATGTTTTGATTTAGATTAAACCTGTTGGGGTTCTTGCAAAACAATACGGACAACAACTCCGTACGGTCACCGTTGCAGCCACCGTCACGTACGAGCGAAATTTATCGTTCGCATTTGACCCTTGCACTGAATTCCGTCAGTCGCAACGGAGCGCTAGATTCGCGTTATCGCGTATGCGCGAATACCATGTGTTTTTCGGTGTGCGAGTGTAGTGGTGCGGGCCCAGATTGCTGGTTGTTATTTGTGGACCATCTGTCACTTTCGCTGTACGGCACCGTTTGACAGGTCCCATCGAGTCCTGCACGTTTGCGCGCATTCAAAATTGTCAAACGGATGTTCGTGGAATTTTTCGGCGGTTATGTTGCTTAACCAACAACGTGTTGTTCATTGAAGATAATATTGAAGCCATATAATGTCAAGCAAGTTTAATAATGCCACGAGTTCAGTAATagtaatttatatttatgtacaaaaaacatcaaaccttTTTATTGCTGTATTTGCAAAACACTGGTCTATTTCAAAACAGAAGCAAATGAAACCAAACCAGACACGTAATACTTTcaatttaatatatttcatACATATTGTTATCTTCTACTCATCCAATTCAGCTTAGTATGACTGTATTTTCGCTGTGGAATAGTGTTGGTTGCCCCTCTCAATGGATCCTTTTTCATATCGCTACACAATTCTGTGTGGCTTCACACGATGCAACATATTGCTGGGAAACATGAACATTGTTCTGCGGTAGACTAATGAGAGCATCAACATTTTTCCAAAATGTTTTAACGAACTTGCCTACATCGATGGCCTTCCAATATGTcctttgcgtgtgtgtatgtgtcgaCTAGCTTAAGTTAAAACATAAGAAATCAAGTCTGGGGTTGCATATCGTTGTTATAAATTTCAATCGGAACTCACGTTGGGTTATAgttcttgctttctttttttgtcagcGTTGTTAGTTTAATTTTAGAGAACTGTCTATGTTGCAGCGAAGAGGTTCCAATATACTTTCGTACGTGTTAGCCTACGTTCAATTGCGGATATGTACATGATCATGCCAACATGCTACCAGTACAACATAAAcgtaaaagtatgcaaacaaCTCAAACCTAAAAAACCAACTAAAACTAATGTTCCCGGagagaatgaaaacaaaaacaacaattctAACTATACACTACTAACTAAAGGGTAAAAGGAGCGAAGGCAGCACATATCCGATCCGGTGTCGtatcagtccatagtcctattCGTTGGCGTGCTTCCATTCAATTCAAACTATTCGTATTCACCAGTTACTACTTTATTACACTTCATACAACAGCACTcacgatggttttttttgctgcctcaTTCTGGTTTGTGggatattttcttatttttttacactAGTTCACTACTTTCACTTCCCTTATTCAATATATGtctatttttccattccttgcCCTTTTTGCTAGTTATATCTGCTCCCACATGCCTTCCTCTACGGCTGTACCTTAGCACTCGATTCTTTCCTTATTTCgcgattgaaagaaaaacgaaagaaatacaGTAACATCAGTAATTGtaactaattttaaaataatgtacaaTCTACGACACTAAACTCAAAACCTTGGCCACCCCTTTACTCGCTCTCCTTTGTTTAATTACGCTTTTAGCGACATCCTTAAAGAGTgattaacgtttttttttgcttgcaaaaCCATCCGATACAATCGGTACAACCCTTTTTGCAACCGGACGTTAAATTTTAAAAGGTTTgcaatgtttattgttttactttctccCTGCATTCTTTTGCTATCGACTAACTCATGCGAACGCTCAGTACCGCACACCATTGTTCATCAGTACCGAAGCTCATAATATATTCCACcgagcaaaaaagaaacacaatcgCTTCAAGACTTCGCATACTGTATGGCAATACAGAAAATTCGAGCTCAAGAGACAAAGTTGAAGTAATTTCTGAACTCTTTACACGTTGAACTAGAATGTGTTGAAGTAAATCTTCAATTTTTTATACTTTGTGAACTTTTgtcaaacgaagcaaaaaaaaaagaagaatcacGACCAATTCAAATACAACTTAACCAGAATATCCATAAATAACTTCAACTTTACCACTCGATCTCGTAACCATTGTCAGAGGGCAGACAAGCTCTCACACAAACAAGATCACGCATACAACTACTGCCGAAGATGAAGAAGCATTGCTAATATAAATCTATCGCAGCTTTTTTTCCATACACATCGAAGCGCATGTGGCCGATCCTAAGATAATTTACACATCCGAGTTTCTATCCAATTTCCCTAGCATATACTAGCATTTCTTGCCCCTTGAGGTAGTACTCCTCATAGTCTGGCAGCATTTTCGTTTACGAACAAGTTCTTGTACTTTCTCACCGTGGTACGCGGTAGGTCTGGGCAAGAATTCATTATCCGCACAGTATCCGTAACGGACGGTGTGCTTGGTAGAGTAAATGtacggtggtgatggtggggATTCAGGCGGAGCACAGAAGCTGCGCTCCATGGCCCTTTTTCtaataaaatgatttgctttgcttttcttaTTCATTGATCAACATTGTTTCTTTCACTATAGATATataatatgtatatatgtatatactCTATAAATCACTAGTTACGCTAGGGGTGAGAATTGTGAACGTTTTGTACGTAACTATGTCGCAGTGAGGTGGTCACTCTACTGTACGCTCTCACTATTATTGTAacccatttttcatcaaatcGCGAGTGTGGTTCTGCTGTGTGACAAAGAAACGAGGCATGATAACGTTACAACACACAAGAAAAGAGTCTGAAGCACGTGCGCTGACGGCCCGTGAACTTTAACAACAGTGTACCAGCGACTGGAGAGTAGCTACCCAGCTGCACCCAAACTTTTCACCATCTCTGGCCACGCGCACACACGGTTTAGTGTAGGTAGTGTTCGGTTTTCTTGCTCCAAATCTCGGTGCTACTCCGGCGCTATCTGACCGATGCACGCGGAGCGTTTACTGTGCCTCGCGACATGCTACGGCCGCTACTAGCGCTGCACCACGACCGGAACCATCCTCCGATAGCATCAGATCGAAGGAAATGTGCGGTTTCACAAACTGTCGAATCTTTTGCACCATCAGATCATGGAACTTGGGATGGAAACGGTACACGGAACCGTCAACGCCAACCTGTAACGTAAAATTGATCGCTAATTAATAACCAATTTCTGGCATCTCTCACATTCCGCCCAAAATCCAACACACATACCGTCACGCTCGTTTCGTCCATTTTGTTTATCAATGCCGCAATACCGGCCGATACGAGGTGAGCCGCCCGGCTAGATACACACTCGCAGATGTAGCGCACATTCGCACAGTCCTCTTCGGTCGCATGCTCGAGGCCCAGCTCTTCCAGCACTTCCCGACAGTTGTAATACGTTCCCGGTTTGTCCGATTCGATTTCCGAAACGTACTTCGTGAAGAACTGGCCGCGCTTGAAGAGAATATCGGAACCGACACCACCGAACAGAAGGCCTGCCTTCGTGAACCTTACTATCGCCAAACGAGCCAGCTCGCCCATGTACATGCCCGAGATCATTTTCTCTTGTCTGAAAGAGTATATACAAACAAATTGCATTAATTGCATTCATCGGAAACAGCTTCACAAAGCTTAGCACACTTACAGCTGCCGGCCCGGGTTTATACTGTGCTGATCGATCTCGCGATCGTACTCCGTGCGTATGAAGTCGAGCGCACCGTCATCACCGAACGCGCCCCACTCGGTATTGATCATCACGTGCTTCTTAATGTTTGGCCCCTCCTTGGGACCATCGAAGAGGTCGCAGTTTTCCACTCTCTCCACGTAGCACGCGTTACTGCCCGTACCTTGAATGTTGCACCGCAGCAGATCGAAAAACAGGAAACTCATTAGTACGAATATTGGTAATAGTGTAACACAATACCAGAGGTAAAGGGAAAGGTATCATgcagaaagataaaaataatacataaaaatgaaacagggaaaaacatgaaagagATAATTatggaaacataaaaatacaacaactgTAAACACAATACatataaaaaacaaagaagaaaacaaaaagagaaacagaaaaatagaaaaggagAACAAGAGCAAGAGACGGTAAAGCACCAAAGAAGAGCCTAGTTATGttagcaaaatttaaaaaacggcaaatcttttgttttgtgtgttaatttaaaatacagtAATGAATCGTCaatttacaaaaaagaaactatcACCAGTTAGTGGGGTCCCACGGGCGTATACCGTCGGGCTATCAGAAACTGTCCAACGGTTTGCAGTAAAGCCAATTGCGTTGCCAATCTTATAACCACCAATTACCAAAAGTTCAGCTTAATCCGGCAATCGAGGCGCTTATTTGTTCCTGTCCCTTATGTTAAGAGCAGAGAGTGAGAGTTCTCGCACCATTAAGATGTAACATACATTCcaagcacactcacacacccacacacacacgcaggacAAACATACATAatcacacgcgcacacactcgTGAGAATCTTCAGCTACATACCGACAATCAGTCCTATTCTGCAGTTGTGATTCTTCCACGCACAGGACATCAGTGTACCAGTAGTATCGTTCAGGATGGCACAGATATCAATTTGTACATCCTGTTACCCGGTTGCCGCGCAATGAACAGATTCGAAAGAGAACGGAACACAGACCGGAAGGTGTAGAGCAGTGTGTTGCACGGGGCGCATTTCGTACATGAGCCGAACAATTCATTTTCAACATTCACGTGCAGTTCAGTTCAGTTGTGTAGAGCGCAGCATTCAATGCATGTTTCATAGTGAGACacgtggatgatgatgatcagtTCAAGATGCAAAACAAGGAGTAGATCGAACGCAATTGAAAaggaatggtttttgtttcacagGTAGATAGACCAAGTTTTCGTATCATGGgcgagaaataaaagaaaagaaatacataaaactcgttaataaaatgtgttaaattgGTGCAGAAATTATGATACTGTGAAAGATATGTGATGATTAGGAACGATAACAGCATGTTCATTGAAGAAAAGTTCTATAATTTCACCAATTTAGATAAAGATCTTTGAACCTCATTACTTAATAACACTCCAACTTATCTGACATAAGATAAGCAATAACAGGACGTAGTAAAAATATATGTACAATAAGTAATCCgtaattggaaaataattttgaagCTCGCAAAACTGATTCTTAT
This region of Anopheles marshallii chromosome 2, idAnoMarsDA_429_01, whole genome shotgun sequence genomic DNA includes:
- the LOC128719976 gene encoding hexokinase type 2 isoform X2, coding for MDLVKPFMGMHVDRVSKEIRDQCRELILTDKQIEEIMRRVIKEINRGLSKETHAEADVKCFITYVQDLPNGKEKGKFLALDLGGTNFRVLLIHLKDENDFEMLSKIYAIPQSIMLGSGTQLFDHIAECLANFMKEHSVYEERLPLGFTFSFPLTQLGLTKGILARWTKGFNCSGVVGEDVVQLLKDAIARRGDVQIDICAILNDTTGTLMSCAWKNHNCRIGLIVGTGSNACYVERVENCDLFDGPKEGPNIKKHVMINTEWGAFGDDGALDFIRTEYDREIDQHSINPGRQLQEKMISGMYMGELARLAIVRFTKAGLLFGGVGSDILFKRGQFFTKYVSEIESDKPGTYYNCREVLEELGLEHATEEDCANVRYICECVSSRAAHLVSAGIAALINKMDETSVTVGVDGSVYRFHPKFHDLMVQKIRQFVKPHISFDLMLSEDGSGRGAALVAAVACREAQ
- the LOC128719976 gene encoding hexokinase type 2 isoform X3; the protein is MGVIKDNFTKIRDQCRELILTDKQIEEIMRRVIKEINRGLSKETHAEADVKCFITYVQDLPNGKEKGKFLALDLGGTNFRVLLIHLKDENDFEMLSKIYAIPQSIMLGSGTQLFDHIAECLANFMKEHSVYEERLPLGFTFSFPLTQLGLTKGILARWTKGFNCSGVVGEDVVQLLKDAIARRGDVQIDICAILNDTTGTLMSCAWKNHNCRIGLIVGTGSNACYVERVENCDLFDGPKEGPNIKKHVMINTEWGAFGDDGALDFIRTEYDREIDQHSINPGRQLQEKMISGMYMGELARLAIVRFTKAGLLFGGVGSDILFKRGQFFTKYVSEIESDKPGTYYNCREVLEELGLEHATEEDCANVRYICECVSSRAAHLVSAGIAALINKMDETSVTVGVDGSVYRFHPKFHDLMVQKIRQFVKPHISFDLMLSEDGSGRGAALVAAVACREAQ
- the LOC128719976 gene encoding hexokinase type 2 isoform X1 — encoded protein: MDCNGEKVRKTIANLCGIFPFQGSSTRRSTSSGFGAASSVHIRDQCRELILTDKQIEEIMRRVIKEINRGLSKETHAEADVKCFITYVQDLPNGKEKGKFLALDLGGTNFRVLLIHLKDENDFEMLSKIYAIPQSIMLGSGTQLFDHIAECLANFMKEHSVYEERLPLGFTFSFPLTQLGLTKGILARWTKGFNCSGVVGEDVVQLLKDAIARRGDVQIDICAILNDTTGTLMSCAWKNHNCRIGLIVGTGSNACYVERVENCDLFDGPKEGPNIKKHVMINTEWGAFGDDGALDFIRTEYDREIDQHSINPGRQLQEKMISGMYMGELARLAIVRFTKAGLLFGGVGSDILFKRGQFFTKYVSEIESDKPGTYYNCREVLEELGLEHATEEDCANVRYICECVSSRAAHLVSAGIAALINKMDETSVTVGVDGSVYRFHPKFHDLMVQKIRQFVKPHISFDLMLSEDGSGRGAALVAAVACREAQ